A single Phoenix dactylifera cultivar Barhee BC4 chromosome 1, palm_55x_up_171113_PBpolish2nd_filt_p, whole genome shotgun sequence DNA region contains:
- the LOC103696743 gene encoding pentatricopeptide repeat-containing protein At1g80550, mitochondrial: protein MPSLLRSSIATRSYVLFLRVSSHSFSSSSSSSSPSPPLDHETVLETLSSYANDWPRALDFFHWAGGGGGFSHTPATLARAVDILGKHFEFSHAWSLLSSHHPNPSSSSSSSPDALRPAFRALFNRLAAARLIPDALAALRRAADDFGLRDRATFHLLIDALCDHRLVPEAEDLCLRSSAPFPPDTKTYNLLLRGWLKMGWWGKCREFWDDMDRKGIAKDLHSYSIYMDILSKSGKPWKAVKLYKEMKKKGIFLDVVAYNTVIQAIGLSNGVDFSIRLYREMLDLGCQPNVATFNTIIKLLCREGRFRESYAFVDQMRKKGCEPNVITYHCFFQNLNRPQEILGLFDKMVKSGCRPRMETYVMLMKKFGRWGFLRPVFVVWKAMEEHGHSPDAFAYNALIDALLQKGMIEMARKYDEEMLAKGLAPKPRKELGTKGPGMESDGDNALSGVF from the coding sequence ATGCCCTCCCTCCTCCGCTCCTCCATCGCCACTCGCTCCTACGTTCTCTTCCTTCGCGTCTCCTCCcactccttctcctcctcctcctcctcttcctctccttcgccACCCCTCGACCACGAGACCGTCCTCGAGACCCTCTCCAGCTACGCCAACGACTGGCCCCGCGCCCTCGACTTCTTCCActgggccggcggcggcggcggcttctCCCACACCCCCGCCACCCTCGCCCGCGCCGTCGACATCCTCGGCAAGCACTTCGAGTTCTCCCACGCCTGGTCCCTCCTCTCCTCCCACCATCcgaacccctcctcctcctcttcctcctctcccgacGCCCTCCGCCCCGCCTTCCGCGCCCTCTTCAACCGCCTCGCCGCGGCCCGCCTCATCCCCGACGCCCTCGCTGCCCTCCGCCGCGCCGCCGACGACTTCGGCCTCCGCGACCGCGCCACCTTCCACCTCCTCATCGACGCCCTCTGCGACCACCGCCTCGTCCCCGAGGCCGAGGACCTCTGCCTCCGCTCCTCCGCTCCCTTCCCCCCCGACACCAAGACCTACAACCTCCTCCTCCGCGGCTGGCTCAAGATGGGGTGGTGGGGCAAGTGCCGCGAGTTCTGGGACGACATGGACCGGAAAGGCATCGCGAAGGACCTCCATTCCTACTCCATCTACATGGATATCCTCTCCAAGTCCGGCAAGCCGTGGAAGGCCGTCAAATTGTACAAGGAGATGAAgaaaaaaggcatctttttggACGTCGTAGCTTACAATACTGTAATTCAGGCGATCGGGCTCTCGAATGGGGTTGATTTCTCGATTCGTTTGTACAGGGAGATGCTCGATTTAGGGTGCCAGCCAAATGTCGCAACATTTAACACGATCATCAAGCTGTTGTGCAGAGAAGGGAGGTTCAGGGAGTCGTATGCATTTGTTGATCAGATGAGGAAGAAGGGCTGCGAGCCCAATGTCATCACTTACCACTGTTTCTTTCAGAATTTGAATAGGCCACAGGAGATCCTCGGGCTGTTTGATAAAATGGTGAAGAGCGGGTGCCGGCCAAGGATGGAGACATATGTGATGCTGATGAAGAAGTTCGGGAGGTGGGGGTTTCTCAGGCCAGTATTTGTTGTTTGGAAGGCAATGGAGGAGCATGGGCATAGTCCGGATGCGTTTGCTTACAATGCATTGATTGATGCATTGCTGCAAAAGGGAATGATTGAGATGGCTCGGAAGTATGATGAGGAGATGCTGGCGAAGGGGCTCGCGCCGAAGCCAAGGAAGGAGCTGGGGACTAAGGGACCCGGCATGGAGTCTGATGGTGATAATGCATTGAGTGGTGTGTTTTGA
- the LOC103696739 gene encoding 40S ribosomal protein S11-like, with product MAEQTEKAFLKQPKVFLCSKKAGKGKRPGKGGNRFWKSIGLGFKTPREAIEGTYIDKKCPFTGNVSIRGRILAGTCHSAKMNRTIIVRRNYLHYVKKYQRYEKRHSNIAAHVSPCFRVKEGDHIIIGQCRPLAKTVRFNVLKVIPAGSKSGGGKKAFAAL from the exons ATGGCGGAGCAG ACCGAGAAGGCGTTCCTGAAGCAGCCAAAGGTGTTTCTCTG CTCGAAGAAGGCTGGAAAGGGGAAGAGGCCTGGTAAGGGTgggaacagattttggaagagcatTGGGCTTGGATTCAAGACTCCCAGAGAAGCCATTGAAG GAACCTATATTGATAAGAAATGCCCATTCACCGGTAATGTCTCAATTAGGGGTCGCATCTTAGCAGGCACATGCCACAGTGCCAAGATGAACAGAACCATAATTGTACGCCGAAACTACCTTCATTATGTAAAGAAGTATCAAAG GTATGAGAAGAGGCACTCAAATATAGCAGCACACGTATCACCTTGTTTCCGTGTGAAGGAAGGAGACCATATAATCATCGGGCAGTGCAG GCCATTGGCAAAGACTGTGAGATTCAATGTGTTGAAAGTCATTCCAGCCGGCTCAAAAAGTGGAGGCGGCAAGAAGGCTTTTGCTGCACTCTGA
- the LOC120105069 gene encoding uncharacterized protein LOC120105069 has product MKPVTPVVSLLLLLLLATTTQGIRLDEESLAALYNNIHEKESSMGGESIVAGVSPCGINGHCSGRSRKLMNKTMTTVKNERSEETVFDAPQNHHHSKLEAIGSSGENLPVEPPVSKQPQTYPDILDIAGMDYSPAKRKPPIHN; this is encoded by the exons ATGAAGCCCGTCACTCCAGTGGTTTCTCTTTTGCTACTGCTTCTCCTAGCCACTACAACTCAAG GAATCAGATTGGATGAAGAGTCCTTGGCTGCGTTGTACAATAATATCCAT GAGAAGGAGAGTTCAATGGGAGGAGAGAGTATAGTTGCAGGAGTGTCTCCTTGTGGAATTAATGGTCATTGTTCAG GGAGGAGTAGAAAACTCATGAACAAGACAATGACCACAGTGAAG AACGAGAGGAGCGAGGAGACTGTCTTTGACGCTCCACAAAACCATCATCATTCCAAGCTGGAAGCCATCGGTAGCAGCGGAGAAAACCTCCCTGTGGAGCCGCCTGTCTCGAAGCAACCGCAGACCTACCCCGACATTTTAGATATAGCAGGAATGGATTATTCTCCTGCAAAGAGAAAGCCTCCAATCCACAACTGA